Genomic segment of Candidatus Poribacteria bacterium:
ACCAACCGATTGTGACCATCACCTTCCAAGTCCGCGATTGCGAGACTATTCCCGCTTCGTCGGTGCGGTGCAATCGCGACAGTCGCAGGACGCGTCCCTTCCGAAAGCACGGCGTAGCCGTTTAACGTATGCGTGAAGACAAAAAACTTCCAGATAAGTGGTCCCGAAGGGTTATCCGGTAGCGACAGTAAACCGCCAACAACAAACTCAGGTAAACCATCACCCGTGAGATCCCCGGTAGCGAGTTGCGTGATGTCCTCAAGCGGAAGTTGTGTCTGCCATTCAAGGCGGAACGTGTTACGGATAGAGGTAGACTCATAAACGAAAAGATCCCCTTCGCTATCCGCTGCTATCAGTTCCGTGCTCCCATCGGCATCAAAGTCGTTAATCGCGAAGTTTTGCGCGAATACATTAGAACCAGCGGACTCGTTCATCAAAACAGCCCTCTCAAGATATGTGCGTGTCGCAGGGTCGTATTCATAAACAAGGAGTCGGTCATTGTTGTTATCCGCCCCGATAATTTCCTTTTGTCCGTCACCATCCAAATCAGCGATCGTGCCACCGGCGAGAAACGGGGTTTCCCAGATGATCTGGTGCGGGTATCCCCGGGGTGTAAGACTCTCCATAAGAAAGGTTCTTGCATCGTCGGTCGCCAAGACTTCGAGCAAACCGTCGTTATCGGTGTCATCTACTGTCCACGTAACGAATTTTTCGAGATTGGAGAGCCCCTCTACGCTCTCAAGGGTATGTGCCAGTTCATACCGCCCGCTTGGAAGCCGTTCATAGACTGCGAGGATAGTGGACGGGCTGGGTAACCCAGCCCCTACGGTGTCAAGCGTTTCCGAGGACACCGGACTCCCGACGATTTCAAGCTGACCGTCTCTGTCGAAGTCTGCGGTGACGCTGGCGATGTGGAGGGGTGGGATATTGAGAAATTTTTCAGTGAATCCGCTCGGCGAGATATAGCCAGCGACAACCTCAGTGGTATAAAACGCGCCGCCGTTATCCTCTCTCGTCTTGAGGTTTGTCGTGTTCTCTGCTTCAACAAAAAACTGGTAAGTTCCGCGCTCTAAACCCAGAAATAGGAATTGTTCTACGCCGAGATCGGTTGTCTCAATAGGAGCGAAAGGCGCGAGACTCCCCTTTCGCCGATAATAGAGTGTATTCAGGGTGACATCATCTGTTGCCCATGTAAAAATGGTAAGGGGTCGCTCACCGTAAAGTGTATCCGTTGCGGTAAGGGAAATGATTTGTGGGGGCGTCCGGTCTACACTCAATACGACTTGATCGTGTATCTGTTGTCCATCCGTGGCGGTTGCCGTTAAACGGACGGTATAAGTCCCTTCTGGGACGGTTGTGGTATCCCAAACAGCCAACGTCTCACCGATTTTTTGGGCGTTGGAAGATTGTGTGAAAGGCGTAAATTGGGTTGGAACTGTAGATTCTCCGTAACTGAGCTGCCAAGAACGGAACTTATAGCCACCTGCGGTCCCAACAATATTAATTGAATCCGCGCCGCCACTATTGGTTTCAGGTGCGAGGATACGTGCTTGTAATACACCGCTTGCGAGGAGTGCGCGTTCGGCATTGACAGTGCCCGCCCCTACAAACCTCTCATCCAATGCCTCGCTCTCCTCTTGGTAAACAGGATCGGCGGTGCTAATGAGTATATGTCGCACCTCTTCATGTGTCAGGGCGGGACGTTTGGCGAGTAACAACGCCGCAACACCCGCCACGTGTGGCGATGCCATTGAAGTCCCAGTGAGGAGCCGATATTGGTTATGAATCTGCGTGCTGAGAATCACGTTGCCGGGAGCACCGATGTCCACAGATGCACCAAAATTAGACTGGTAAAACCGTTGCTGATTCTGTTCAGTAGATGCGACAGCGATGACCTTCCGATAGGCAGCAGGAAAGATCGCGGTAGGCTTCTGCGAATTGCCGGCGGCGGCGACAAGGATTGCATCCCGTGCATACGCGTAATCGATTGCGTCCTGAATAACGAAAGAGCGACGCTCACTGCCCCAACTCATATTGACGACCCTCGCGCCGTTGTCAACGGCATAGACAATCGCCGCGGCGGAGTCGTCATCCTGCATCCGAGAACTCCCACCTATCGAGAGTCCAGCGCGTATTGCCATGAGCGGACAGTCCCAAGCCACCCCGGCGATACCGATCCCGTTATCAGGCATAGCCCCGGCGATACCCGCGACGTGTGTGCCGTGTCCTTTCTCATCAATCGGCTCGTTATCGCCTTCAAGGTAATCACCCTCTGCTTGCAAATTAGGCGCGTCGGTAAAATCCCAACCGTAAACATCATCAATGTAGCCGTTGCCGTCGTCGTCTAACCCGTTTTCAGGCATCTCGCCCGGATTTATCCACGCCTTGGGTGCCAGATCATCGTGTCTGTAGTCGATGCCGGAATCAATAATGGCGATTACAACGTTCCTGTTGCCTTTTTCGATTGCCCACGCCTGTGGCAGCTTCATCAACGGTAGGCTCCACTGTTCAGGATACTTCGGATCATTGGGAACGACACCGGTTGCCAGCGTTGGACGGAGGTAATTATACTCGACAGCCTCAACGAGTGGACTCTGTTCGTAAACAGCCCTGAGATCCTCAAGCGGCGCGTCAGGCGCAAATCGCAACAGATAGATACGCTTTAGGTTAGAATTCAGCGACGGACGCTCGATGTAGGAAAATAACGGATGTAGGGATTCAACCTTATGCTGGACGTGCAAGATAGAGATTGGCGCGTTCGCCTGCAACCGATCAAGCTCCGATGCCGAATCAGGCGTTAAGCGGATGAGCAATTCACCCGGAGTTATGTCGGAAGCGGTGTTCGCGAAGGGCAAGTTCTCCGCTTTCATCTGAGAGAATTCGGAGCAGATTGCCATTATTAAAAGTAGGAGGGTTATTAACAAAACCTTGCAGTGTTCCATAATGAATGGCTATCAATTATCAGTCTTGAGTTAAAAGAGGGATATGAGAGTTTGGACACCTTTTTACTCACTACTGCATTATATTAGCATATCATTGAAGAAAAAAACAGCAAAAGCCTTGCCATCAGCGAGTGGCTAATGACAAGGCTTTGTTTATATTCATCCAATGATGGGGTTATTCAAAGAGTTGAAGTCCGCCGTCTTTGACCATAAGGACAATCGGATTGTATATCGCTTCACCGTTCGGGTCAAACGAGAAATTCCCTAAAATCGTCGGGAAATCCGTTGTCTGTGCCAGCGCATCACGAATCGCTGCAGAATCTGCCGCCTGTGCGTTCGCGATCGCCCCGGCGAGAATATAGAGGGTTGCATACGACTGTGCCGCCCACGGTTCGGGTTCAATTCCGTATTTCGCCTGATACTTCTCGATGAAGTCTTGGTTTCCGGGGATATTAGACAGGTTTGTCCATCCTGTAAAAGCTATCGCACCCTCAGCGGCATCGCCTGCATCTTGGATCTCTTTTGCCGTCAAATCAGGTACAATAAGTTGAACAGTCTCGGGGATACCGAGATCACCCGCTTGAATGATAACCTGCGTCATCTCTGCTGACAGCGCAGAGATGAAAAGTGCTTCAGGTGCCATCCCCATTATATTGGTTAATTGTTCAGAAAAATCGGCACCCCCGGTTTCGATGGTTTCTTCTGTGAGAATCTCAACGCCGTTTGCCGCAAGTGCTTTCTTTATCTCCTCGTTGCTACTTGTGGAGTAGGTATCCGCGGCATCATATATCAGTGCCACTTTTGTATAGCCGAGTTTCTTGTGCGTGATCATCACACCACTCGGATTCACGATGTCTACGGCGAGACCGGTGCGGAAGACATAATCCCCAATCGAGCTCAAACCTGCAGCGGAAGAAACTGAACTAAATGCGACTATCCCAGCGTCTTGCGCAATCGGGAAAGCATCTTCAAGGTAATCTGAGATAGCGATCCCGACGATGGCGGGCACGTCTTGATCCGCCAATTGCTGCACGGCTGCGATTGCTCCTTCTTCAGAACTCTGGTCGTCCACAGTAACGAACATGATGTTTCCATGGCCGTGCGTCATGATGTTCTCATGGCTGTGCATATTAATCTCTTCGCGTGCTAATTCAAAACCGCGTTGCATCGGGAGTCCATACGGCTCGGCATCTTTCCCCGTCAGGGATACGACCAGACCGATCGGAATCTCCGCAGCTACCGTTTCAGGGGCTGTCGTTTCAAAGGCGTGAAGTTCGCCATCTTTGACCATTAGAACAACCGGTTCATACATCGCTTCGCCGTTGGGGTCAAACGAGAAATTCCCTAAGATCGTCGGGAAGTTCATCGTCTGCGCCAGTGCGTCGCGAATCGCAGCGGCATCTGTCGATCCTGCGTTCGCAATAGCGTTGGCGAGAATATAGAGCGTCGCATAGGATTGCGCTGCCCAGGGTTCGGGTTCAATACCGTATTTCGCGCTGTAGTTTTGAACGAAGGCTTGGTTCCCGGGGGCATCAGACGTGCTAGACCAATTCGTGAAAGCTATCGCACCCTCGGCGGCCTCCCCCGCTTTTTGGGCTTCGTCTGCAGTCAAATCGGGAACAATGAAAGGCACAGCGGCAGGAATCCCGATTTCTCGTGCCTGAACGATAATCTGCACCATCTCTGGTGCCAGTGCGGAGATAAAGAGGACTTCAGGTGCCATACCCATGATAGTGGTTAATTGTGTAGAAAAATCGGTATCGCCGCCTTGGAAAGTCTCGGTTGTCAGGATCTCGACACCACTCGCCTGAAGTGCTTTGGCGATTTCCTCATTGCTACTCGTGGAATAGACATCCGCGGCATCGTAGATCGCCGCCACTTTTGTATAGCCGAGTTGCTTCTGTGTTGCCACGACACCATTCGGATGCAGTATATTCGTAGCGAGACCGGCGCGGAAGATATAGTCCCCAATCGAGCTCAAACCCGCAGCAGCGGAGATAGAGCTAAAGGCGACGATCCCATTCTCTTGCGCAATCGGAAACGCCTCTTTAAGATGTGTTGAGAGGCCAATCCCGACGAGGGCAGGTACACCTTGATCCACCAATTGCTGGACGGCGGCGACTCCGCCCTCTACAGTGCTTTGGGCATCCACAGTGACAAATGTGATGTTCGCACCAGTGTGCATATTGATCTCTTCTTGTGCCAACTCAAAGCCGCGTTTCATCGGGAGTCCATAGGGTTCGGCAAAGTCTCCCGTCAACGCTACCGCCATACCGATGGTAATCTCTCCCGTCATCATTTCAGGCAGTGTCGTTGTGTCGTCAGGCACCATCTGTGCCATATCGTCGCACCCCGAAAGTCCGATAACTAAGGTAACAATTGCGAATACAAACGCGAATGTTGCAATTCTTGTCAGATTCATGTTAAGTCTCCTCTTTGTAAAATAATAAATTCAGGTGGTTCCATTAAGAAAACATCACCCTCTTCAATGGTTTCATCA
This window contains:
- a CDS encoding S8 family serine peptidase, which produces MEHCKVLLITLLLLIMAICSEFSQMKAENLPFANTASDITPGELLIRLTPDSASELDRLQANAPISILHVQHKVESLHPLFSYIERPSLNSNLKRIYLLRFAPDAPLEDLRAVYEQSPLVEAVEYNYLRPTLATGVVPNDPKYPEQWSLPLMKLPQAWAIEKGNRNVVIAIIDSGIDYRHDDLAPKAWINPGEMPENGLDDDGNGYIDDVYGWDFTDAPNLQAEGDYLEGDNEPIDEKGHGTHVAGIAGAMPDNGIGIAGVAWDCPLMAIRAGLSIGGSSRMQDDDSAAAIVYAVDNGARVVNMSWGSERRSFVIQDAIDYAYARDAILVAAAGNSQKPTAIFPAAYRKVIAVASTEQNQQRFYQSNFGASVDIGAPGNVILSTQIHNQYRLLTGTSMASPHVAGVAALLLAKRPALTHEEVRHILISTADPVYQEESEALDERFVGAGTVNAERALLASGVLQARILAPETNSGGADSINIVGTAGGYKFRSWQLSYGESTVPTQFTPFTQSSNAQKIGETLAVWDTTTVPEGTYTVRLTATATDGQQIHDQVVLSVDRTPPQIISLTATDTLYGERPLTIFTWATDDVTLNTLYYRRKGSLAPFAPIETTDLGVEQFLFLGLERGTYQFFVEAENTTNLKTREDNGGAFYTTEVVAGYISPSGFTEKFLNIPPLHIASVTADFDRDGQLEIVGSPVSSETLDTVGAGLPSPSTILAVYERLPSGRYELAHTLESVEGLSNLEKFVTWTVDDTDNDGLLEVLATDDARTFLMESLTPRGYPHQIIWETPFLAGGTIADLDGDGQKEIIGADNNNDRLLVYEYDPATRTYLERAVLMNESAGSNVFAQNFAINDFDADGSTELIAADSEGDLFVYESTSIRNTFRLEWQTQLPLEDITQLATGDLTGDGLPEFVVGGLLSLPDNPSGPLIWKFFVFTHTLNGYAVLSEGTRPATVAIAPHRRSGNSLAIADLEGDGHNRLVIATYPNLYVMQWDGTAMVPLWHRKMAETPALLTAELNQNGFDEFYVNLEEGIYHFESIYATDPNAIDTLKPWNVEARPLTQKAVHVTWDAEENDETDTEQTGQTRSFTVYRAQGEKREGPATNAYEKVSENLTVTRFLDRRVTKDNTYWYAITTKDENGNETERTEPVSATPREPPQLIGATYHRPGGDGHPTRFPESEIQIPNGVSTSGNFWVIVTFDRRMDPGIGNENRYVLRAAERIGGVSPVSAIRDRMGRRALLAFDTGNLLEHFGQSLTDTTDQYEITVSNVVDIDENPIRASTQPLEIPLDVIGMAVSDLTQVRVYPNPVRPNIADKGAITFDRLPIGTRIQLFTAGGELLETLDVTDQDHNRKEWWLTSNNTADVSTGIYIYVLEFETEKRIGKIAVIK
- a CDS encoding ABC transporter substrate-binding protein, whose product is MNLTRIATFAFVFAIVTLVIGLSGCDDMAQMVPDDTTTLPEMMTGEITIGMAVALTGDFAEPYGLPMKRGFELAQEEINMHTGANITFVTVDAQSTVEGGVAAVQQLVDQGVPALVGIGLSTHLKEAFPIAQENGIVAFSSISAAAGLSSIGDYIFRAGLATNILHPNGVVATQKQLGYTKVAAIYDAADVYSTSSNEEIAKALQASGVEILTTETFQGGDTDFSTQLTTIMGMAPEVLFISALAPEMVQIIVQAREIGIPAAVPFIVPDLTADEAQKAGEAAEGAIAFTNWSSTSDAPGNQAFVQNYSAKYGIEPEPWAAQSYATLYILANAIANAGSTDAAAIRDALAQTMNFPTILGNFSFDPNGEAMYEPVVLMVKDGELHAFETTAPETVAAEIPIGLVVSLTGKDAEPYGLPMQRGFELAREEINMHSHENIMTHGHGNIMFVTVDDQSSEEGAIAAVQQLADQDVPAIVGIAISDYLEDAFPIAQDAGIVAFSSVSSAAGLSSIGDYVFRTGLAVDIVNPSGVMITHKKLGYTKVALIYDAADTYSTSSNEEIKKALAANGVEILTEETIETGGADFSEQLTNIMGMAPEALFISALSAEMTQVIIQAGDLGIPETVQLIVPDLTAKEIQDAGDAAEGAIAFTGWTNLSNIPGNQDFIEKYQAKYGIEPEPWAAQSYATLYILAGAIANAQAADSAAIRDALAQTTDFPTILGNFSFDPNGEAIYNPIVLMVKDGGLQLFE